The Daucus carota subsp. sativus chromosome 9, DH1 v3.0, whole genome shotgun sequence genome window below encodes:
- the LOC108200537 gene encoding probable peroxygenase 4, producing MMASSQLVDSEAATKEFVGMEGNVLQKHVSFFDQNKDGIVYPWETFKGFRQIGCGLALSSVAAVFINVGLSSKTRPGKFPSLLFPIEIQNIHKGKHGSDSDVYDTEGRFVPTKFEEIFSKHAQSNKSALTSDELMAMVKGNREPKNYSGWLASYVEWKILYVLCKDKDGLLHRDTIRAVYDGSLFEQMARDKAASDKK from the exons ATGATGGCTTCATCACAGCTTGTTGATTCTGAAGCTGCTACAAAAG AGTTTGTGGGCATGGAAGGCAACGTTCTTCAAAAGCATGTTAGCTTCTTCGATCAGAATAAAGATGGAATTGTTTATCCTTGGGAAACCTTCAAAG GTTTTCGACAAATCGGGTGTGGCCTGGCCTTGTCTTCTGTGGCTGCTGTTTTTATCAACGTGGGTCTCAGTTCCAAAACTCGCCCT GGGAAGTTCCCTTCTCTTCTCTTTCCAATTGAGATACAGAACATTCATAAGGGAAAACATGGAAGTGATAGTGATGTTTACGACACTGAGGGAAG GTTTGTTCCTACAAAGTTTGAAGAGATTTTCAGCAAGCATGCACAGTCAAATAAAAGTGCCTTAACATCAGACGAGCTGATGGCAATGGTTAAAGGAAACAGGGAGCCCAAAAACTACTCAGGATG GCTTGCTAGTTACGTCGAGTGGAAGATCTTGTATGTTCTctgcaaggataaggatggtTTACTGCATAGGGATACCATCAGAGCTGTCTATGACGGAAGCTTGTTTGAGCAGATGGCCAGGGACAAAGCCGCTTCTGATAAGAAATAA